The Coffea arabica cultivar ET-39 chromosome 2c, Coffea Arabica ET-39 HiFi, whole genome shotgun sequence genome includes the window CTATTTAACAAATTAACAGTTTTAACATTTTGTCAAACATTTGATAAATTAAACATGATTATATCATTACATTACTTTAAAacagaaaaggggaaaagggaaaaaagtaaCCCCACGTACAAAAAGACCCAAAAAGTGGAGACCTATGAAATGCACAAATGAATCCAACGTCTAGTGAGGATTGATCAATTTTAAGTTTAAAAGGCTCAAGGAAACATGATAAATTTAAACTTTCCAAGACACAACTAAGAGGATAAACACTTCATGATAACCAAAATTGAAACTTACATCTAATATGTCataacaagaaataaataacaaaaaaatccaaagcaatctcttttgcagagaaaaaaataaagaaaagcagaGTATAAACTGTAATCACATATACGCAAATAGAAGAAGGCTCGCTCAAAACATTCACCAATATTATGCAAAATAGGTTGGGAATATGTTGATCCATACCACCTTATTAGTAGTTTTTGAGAGAATCAAAGAAAATTCCAATTTTTGGACCTGCAACGTCAccaaaatatacaaattatatAATCAAACATGGATAAGGAACTTTTTAAATCCACCAGAAATAACTTAATCAAATTTGTTAACTGCATTTTAATGTTTTTTAGTCACGGACGGAAAAGATGGAAATCAGGCAAAAGTAAGGGGAGGAAACAGCAAAAATAACTCTTCTTTTAGAAAATAACCATATAAAACCTACCTTcaaaaaaggggggaaaagcTCAGAAAATAGCATGAGAATGATGGAGGTAATCTGCAAATTTCGTAACTGCAACATCTAAACattgcaaaaggaaaaaaaaaaagaaggaaaaaatacaTAAGGCTAGAGAAGCTctagaaaaagaaggaaaaataaattttgaagcGAAGCAAAAAATTCCCAACCATATATTTGGTATTGTTGTTGTCGATCAGAGAAAATGAAGGATAAGATAGGAAAAGGAGCAGCTTCAAGAGGGAAGATAGACTTACAAAGTAGCATGAGAACGATAGAGAAAATCTCCAAATTTCGTACCTGCAAAATCGCAACATCACAGACAGCAAAAAAATAAGACAATCTAACCCgtaaaaaaggggaaaaacaaaaggttaGAGAAGCTCTAgaaaggaggaggaagaagaaaattttgaaacaaaaaaaaataccaaCCATATCTTGGTTTCGTTGTTGTCGATcggaaaaatgaaggataaaagagGGAAAATGGCACCGTTGGTGATGACGAACAGGAACAAGAAGAGAGGAAGAAGAGCTTTTTGGGGGAAAGAGGCAGACATCgaaagaaaggagaagaaaaggCGTTGGTCTGAGCTCTGATGTTTCTCTTTCTCGAGCCATGTGCACACCTGACACCACGGAAAAGGAATCTTTGGTAAATCCCAGTCTCTTGTACTATGCTTGGTTGATATAACCAAGTTCGGCGCCTGTCCAATTGTCAAACGGGCTGGACAACCATCAAGAGGAAAGAATCACGGGCCGGACGACCACCAATCATCCAATGGAAGCCAGCCACATCAGCAATTGAAGCCCAATTGAAAACTTCCCCATTCCCGCATAGACTAGATATGTTAATTAAGGAGCTCCTGTGATAAACGAAACAAAACACGTCTACTTTTGTCTCGAGATATTGGGCTGAGGAAAGCCCAACCCAAGAACCgattttctttatattttcaaACCAATAAAATGGGGGAAAAATTGCCTATAAATACCGGGGACTGGATGGATCACATTCCAATCCTTCGGGAAAGTTCGTTCCagggagaagaatttccagtggATAGCGTAGGAGAACTTTGAGCCGATCACCGGACGCTGAGGAAGAAAGTCAGTATGTCACACTTCGGAAGGTCAGGTCAGGTCAGGTCCGCCAGACATCACTGACACCTATTCTCTTCTCGTCCTCAACATAACGTTCCGTACGTCTCTTCCACAAAGCCCCCccttccctttctctctctatttgttacattttattttctatattttttcacTATTGGTTTTCTCTTGTGGTGGAAAATAATCAATAGGCACGAACGCTGATGATCTCTTTCCGCTGTTCGATAGGTATGGAAAGGTTGTTGATATCTTTATCCCTAGAGAccgaaggtttttttttttttttctctctaaaagtttttgttgaagaaatggaTGGTGCCATGCCCTaaacaatcagattcaagagtTTATAGTAggtctttcttgtttttgtggAAATACCGCGGGCATGCTGATCTCTGCTGCTTCATGCTTAACCAATTGCTTAATTTCGATGAGAAGTTTGTCCTAAACGGCTTCTTTTTTGTAGTTAGAGTTATAAAAGCGGATTATGAAATAGATGGCTGTTGAAAATCGCATTGGAAGCATGTTTTGTTGAAGTGTTTTTTCAGAAGAAAAcaaattatttctttttaaaGCATCCAAGTATCTTTGTTGCATAACTGTATTTTGCTGCTTAGATTAAGCTAAAGGAAATGCCAGAAGCAAATTGAGACCACTTACAACAGCTTTTAGCTTAATGAAAAGATTTGGTTAGTTGAAAACATGCGCTTAGTCATtaacattgttttatttttagacACTGTACTATAATGATATTGGATGCAGAAATAGCATCTTCTCCGTATCTTAAACCTATTAGTTAATAGATGattgatttttattgaaaattTGTGTTCTACTTTATCTCCAGTGGTGCATTTAAACTGTGCTCTGAAATTCATAGAGTGAACATTGAACTGATAAAAATGGAGGTCCTTTTCTCCAGAACTCTGCATTTGGTTGCAtgtttcttattttaatcttaATTAATTGCAGGACCGGTGAGTCACGAGGGTTTGCATTTGTCCGCTATAAGTATGCAGATGAAGCCCAAAAAGCAGTGGATAGACTAGATGGTATGTTTGTCCATTCTATGTGGTTGAAAGGATAAGTTTTAGCTATTCTGTCAGAAGTAAAATCAATCTCAAACTCTGTGGAAGGAGAATTGTTTGCATGGAATTCGATGCCcagaatgaatttttgtgatgcTTTCCATGGAACATGCCAAGTATTTTTAATCCTCCTACTGGCCTTCCCTGCTCAACTTTGGTGTTCATTTGACTTAGTGATTAATAAGCCCGTAGGGAAACTGGGGGAGAAGATATATCTGTGGAATTGGAAAAGCCAATTTATTCATTCTACCTGAGCTTCCTGGGTACTTAATTATGGCACAAAATAGAAGTTCCAATGCACATGATTACAGGCCTTCTACTTGTTTAGCATACTGGCAGCTTGTGGCTTATCTTCCATGCTCAAACCAAAGGTTCATTTGCATTTATAAGAGTATTAAGCTGGAGGACGGGAAACTGATTTTGTAATCTGCTgccacatcatcatcttctatGTCCTAGACTGGCTTACATGTTGTACTCCAGCAGACTGCTCTACAGTCACACTTGAATTTTCACAATGTTGCAAATGTTCACAATCTCCCTAAATGGCTTCACAAGTATCATCATGATAGTTGTTTCTGAGATCATTCTTTTGTGTATCAGTAGAAATTTTCTGGTCATCGTGTAGGCAAATGCAATTCCAGCATTAGCTTCGTGGAATTCATTAAAGTGATCTGCATGCAGATCACTTGTTGGAGACAGTATTAATATAAGAAACTGATGCACATACTTCTTGACTGCTGTCTCACCCTTTGTTAAGTATGTTTGAGTCTAATTAATTATTGTTCTCTTGATGCCATTTTGGACAGGGAAATTGGTTGATGGAAGAGAAATTGCTGTTCAGTTTGCAAAATATGGGCCAAATGCAGAGAGGATGTAAGTCTCTCTTGCCTTGACCTCTTTCTTAAGTATTGTTCATCAATTGATTGTCATCCTTCTTTGCTGTTATTATGTCCAGTTCATATACAACAGCTTTGTTTTACTGGTTGTGAAATGACTTTCACTTGTGCAGCTAATTTTTTCTCCATTTAATGCCAAATTCTAGTGGGAAAGTTATGCCCCAAGTATTTGCAATTCTAAAATAAATGTTATATGGaggataaagaaaaaaaaaataaagtggtATTGTTCAAAGTTATCATGAGTTATAGTTATTCTTGGTAAGTTTGTTATGACAAACATTGAATGAGGCCATAACAAAGATTCTAAAGCGACATAAATTATTAACAACAAGCCACCTTGATTTTGCTTTTTCTATAGTATTGGACAATTAACAATATTTTGTCTTTGTTTTTGTAATTGTCTAACTTTTTCTCAATGGTAAATATGTATTTCTTGCCTACCTTTTGTTTCCAAATCCTTGTTTGGGGTGTTCTATCTTTGTTGTTCTCTTTTTCCGTGTCTAGGTATGTATTGTCTtgaagctcttttttttttccaactgtTTTTCTGCTAATTCCTTTTCTGGACATGTTGATTTgatctttcatgtttggatcTCAGCCACAAAGGGAGGATTGTTGAAAAGTTGCCCAGAAGCAGGTTCAGGTCAAGAAGTCAAAGTCCTCGACGAAGGTGAGGTCTTTgcctttatttgtttgggctcAACTTATGGTAATAGTGTCGAGAAAGTGCCATCCTAAACCTTCTACAATTTTCATTGTCATGTGACTTCTGTCACGTGTATGCAGTTTATTACGTATGACTTGATGTTGGTATTCTGTAATCATGAGGTTACATTATGTTGctggaatttcattttttttgttctgtTGTATAAGTGTGGCATGGATTGCAATTTGCTGAGAAGTTGGGGTTGGTTTAAGTGTGTTCTGTGGTGTAAGGATACAAAGAATCCAATGCTAGCGATGTAGTTTTTCTCTGCTCGACTTATTTTCTGGGGCAGATGAGGTATTGAAGCAGAATATCATATACATGTTGGCTTGTGGTTTACTTATAATGTTTCTGGCCTTGAATTCTTCAAGATGCcaacatctttttctttttactgGCATAAATGGGGATGTGACTTTTAGGACTCAACTGTTTTCCAGGTATCGGGATGATTATCATAGGGGCAGAGATTACCGGCGGAGAAGTCGGAGCAAAAGTTGGGACAGCTATGAGAGTGATAGGTATTGAGGCAGGGAACGAGATTACCATTATCGATGCTATGATATCTATATGGACTTTTGGTTCACTTGCTGTGTTAGAATTTTTTGGCTTCTGGCCTTGAATTCTTTCAGATGCCAACATCTTTTCCATTTTACTGGCATAAAATGGggatatgactttgggattgaacTGTTTTCCAGGTATCGGGATGATTATCATAGGGGCAGAGATTACCGGAGGAGAAGTCGGAGCAGAAGTTGTGACagttatgagagtgacaagtatCGAGGCAGGGGACGAGATTACAATTATCGAAGCAGGGGACGAGATTACCATTATCGAAGCAGGAGCCGTAGTCCAAGTCCATATGATAGAAGTCATAGGAGGGGTCATTATGATGACGAAAGTCCAGAATATGATAGAATTCGTGGCAGGGGTCGACATGATAAACGCAGGATGAGTAGTAGTATATCTTCTGAAAGGTACTGTAAATGTCATGTCTGCTTTATTATTAAGACTACTGTTTTCTCCTAGCTAAATTGTTCTGGAAATGTTGCAGTGCGTCGCCACGCCGGCGTAGCCCCAGCTCTCAGAGTGATATATCATCACGGAGGACATCATCCCCCAGGAATGGTACTGGTGCTCTAACCCATAATGATCTGTACTCCACTGCTCAAAGCTTGTCTCCACAAGGCCGAGCTGCTGATCCACAAAGCCTCTCTCCCCTCTATTTAGAGAAGGTCGTATCCTGAGTTGTGTTCTGCtttatgaaattttacaggcaatgACCTAATATCGTGATgtgttgccttttttttttttttttgcaggagTGATGGTTTTCTGGAAGACACCCTGCTTTAAGTCAACATGTTGATTATGTTGCATGTTCTGCATTGTGGTTTTAGCCCATGCTTTTGGTAGGAGGATCCTCTGAATCAGCTAATTTGTAATGGGACTATATGTTCTGTGGGGTAGTTGTTTCTGTTTCTAAAACTTTAATGCCAGTCTGAATCACCTTGTTTTTGGCGTCCATTTTGTCTCTAGAAAGTTCTGTCTTTGTTCAATGGTGAAGCATCACTGTGTGCTTAATTTATGGTCTAGAATGTTCCTGGTGGTTGCATGCGTTTATTGTGAATATATTTCAATTCCGAGTTTCTTTGTGTGATCTGCATAAGTATTTTCTCCTGTCTGGGTGGTTAATAAAAATTCTATATGATGATGAAACTCGTGTTCTATTTTATAGCATGCTCGAGAAAAGGTGAAATGAGGCTGATGATCAAGTAGCTGTTGATGCCGTCTGTTAGTTAGTAGATGCATATGCACTATTTCATAGTGGTTGAACAGCAGAATATGGTGCTCGGTGATTGACGTTCTTTGATAGTTATGTGGTGGGTAAGGCTTCTTTCCTGTATAGAATATGGCATTGAATACTTATTAAGAGATTTTGATGTGTGATAGGCTCGTTATCGCATCTCTTTCTGGCTTGACCTTGTTATCCTTCATCTTTGGTGCTTAGATTGGACCTCAAATTGGTCATATAATTGTGCACATGTCCACCTATTGCTGATGCTGCTAGACTGTTTACGTGGTAGAGGTGGAGATGTAGAAGCACATATCCATCCACCACCTATTGCTGATGCTGCCGGCGGGTAGATCTTTTACATGGTAGTGGCGGCGATATAGAAGCGCGGTATTGGCCTGAATTTTGCGGTGGGACCCTAAAAAAAGGGTGTGGTCATCggttttttctttgttattgTGTGTTAAATTAGGATCCCCAGGCTTCTGGACTCGTGGTACATCTACTGGGGAGATTAGATGTAGACGGCCGTGATAAACATCATCTTTGTTCATCGAGTTGGGTAGgtgtgataaaaaaaattaaaaggaagCTTCGCATTATTTTTTACGGCAGACGTTGCTGGGTTGGTGCTGCTTGTGTTTTAGCAGCTTCTTTGTTGGGTTCGATTCCTATGGGGAGATTTGAACTGGAAGATGCTAAGAATTTgttaggacaaaattgctctAAACGAATTGGTCATGCATCTATAAAGTTTTttaacatttttcttttctcgtcTCCATTGGATTGTTTACCACAGTTCTGTTTTCGAGTATTTGGGACACCATATGAGCTTTTACCGAATAATTCAGTAATCTTGAGAACGAATCGAGGTATATCATCTGTTGGTGAAGGAATTTTGAGGCGgcactttaaaaaataaatttctggaATTGGTAACTAAACATGACCTCCGCGTCCTCCTCCTTTCGGGAATTATGGGTTCACTCTAATTTTAAGGCTTTAGGATTTGACCCAAGAGTTGCTCCTGTTCTGTTGGGAAGGAACACACACTGGGCTGGGGATGCGTACTCGAGTTCCAATTGATACTACAAAGGCATTACTCGACTCGGGTATTACAAAGGCGttattcgagctcgagtttgaatAATTGTTTGAATATTAGATATCGATTTGattatacttgattttcttgcaaGCACGATCAAGTTCGAGTCAAGTACTTGAATTTGAgatccttgttttattttagaaatactcaattttgccttttttacctatcaaattattatttttttcatgtgaaatgactgtaTGACCTATAAATGTTTTAAAGTCATAGTCCATATTCTCGTAATTTATATAACTATCAAGCCTAAAAGAGTAAAAAtgtaataatttaatatataattttaattaattacttgATGCTCGATAAGATTCGACGAGCCTTCGATCCTAAACAAATAATACTTGAACTCAAATTAAAGTACACAATCAAGCCACTGAGTTGAGTTCTTGATCGAGTTACATGCAAGTGGTTCGATTACATCCTTACTCTAGACTAGGCGATCATCACAAAAGGAAGGAGCAGAGATTAATGAATATATTATTTTTGGATGAAGACACCAATGCCTTTTTTCCTGCAATGGATCTTCTATCCAATAATAGTTATTAGattttaagaaaacaaaaaagaactaaaacataatGTTTATGTAtgagaaataacaatataataaaaagtgaaacACAAAGTTACACATAATGTGGTATAGAAGATTCGTTGTGCTTTTTTCCCCTTacaattaataatttcttattTCCATTGACCC containing:
- the LOC113726651 gene encoding uncharacterized protein, with the protein product MSASFPQKALLPLFLFLFVITNGAIFPLLSFIFPIDNNETKIWYEIWRFSLSFSCYFMLQLRNLQITSIILMLFSELFPPFLKVQKLEFSLILSKTTNKVVPISVLYVLHCWSSRTTQKKQEIKEQGKRRLLFSIQP